TCACGGACACAATCCTGACCTTTCCACCGACGGATTCCTTCGGAGCCATCTTGGAGATGAACTGACTGGTCGTGCGCGGATACGGCGCCTCAGAGAGGTTACGCATCTTAGAGACGTAGGAGTTGACAGAGAACGTGTGGGGCCTGGCCAGACCTGCATAGGCAGTCCTCTCGGCATCGGTGAAGTAGGGTTCCGGTTCCCCGGAATAGACCAGATCCCCATGGTTGAGGACGATGATGTCCTCCGCCCAAGAATAGACGAGATCCACGTCGTGCGTGGACAGGACCACCGTTGTTCCCGTGCAGCAGAGCTGATCGACCAGCTCCATTACCTCACGGGCCATCTGGGGGTCCAGACCGGCGGTGGGCTCATCCAATACTAGGACCTTCGGTCTGACTGCAAGTGCTCCGGCGAGGGACACACGCTTCTTCTGCCCGTATGAGAGTTGTGTGGAGGGACGCATGCGGAAATCCGTCATCCCTACCATGTCGAGCGCCTCGGTGATGCGTTGGTCGACTTCCTCTCTGGGAAGCTCCATGCTCATGGGGCCGAAAG
The nucleotide sequence above comes from Methanomassiliicoccales archaeon LGM-RCC1. Encoded proteins:
- a CDS encoding ABC transporter ATP-binding protein, whose product is MALFELQNVTYRYNSRQTKNSLNNISIKVNEGRRTAILGANGAGKSTMFYHFNGIFKPSSGVVLYKDKPLDYSKPALRELRSDICVVVQNPDEQIFSSTVESDVAFGPMSMELPREEVDQRITEALDMVGMTDFRMRPSTQLSYGQKKRVSLAGALAVRPKVLVLDEPTAGLDPQMAREVMELVDQLCCTGTTVVLSTHDVDLVYSWAEDIIVLNHGDLVYSGEPEPYFTDAERTAYAGLARPHTFSVNSYVSKMRNLSEAPYPRTTSQFISKMAPKESVGGKVRIVSVKDGTEPVTAEGAVGAYGYTAKKFVQKNDVKIDYMYDALEMCMQDAVKGKNSTLYCDDSMVSMASERIRSLEKFGIKAEVVM